Proteins encoded in a region of the Magallana gigas chromosome 8, xbMagGiga1.1, whole genome shotgun sequence genome:
- the LOC117689744 gene encoding uncharacterized protein: MALLFWMLWISVLLKTFGFGNTQIIYEERSEKNCALEKLTPSNPVIMLLNERISKLEDELQIVKETYSRQEILGFELLKNGSQNSTMQIENLETKLAMTFNKAKTMINESFQKLLVEEKNSTIENIKILQETVEKSEMKLSEMVKNLSISVSKLENEITGLFRRTEQDVSSHKYDFNGKLENITTSIKTTNERLQLDAVNCNSTTSLLEQKVQDILKEQLSLMDDVASTNKEISIFKSNVTKISNVSQHQFSELTSSMSSLTEEIKKEQHDLIGFVANNISMAMENEVSLMKASLTNATNTMNNLIQLELNQSESKIDLMVQNISVAMTTLENKITDQLNNVRQDVSSYKPDLQGKLHEFYSLMTNNMSKEIANELSSILISLTTMTRRIDDQDRLIVQNMSAIEDFITQKCETQIQSIAINTSSKITDIENILLTRLEKQGFQNNETIKDMKHLNDFSEEINSKLNETSYQLINVNGDFRQIRQRMDSMENNQKQLEIYTNSSLAHIQSIEANISIFKESAFKTISSKVDDAAVNARQLTSRLNQVTGSISTLQSKATRFEQFHSSQNTRLSNIESRLSSASSSLTNIKNDLKKRYSGVIRLTNGGRTYGRVEVYHNGAWGTVCDDGWDTSDAKVACRMMGLSGGTARGSAYYGQGTGTIWLDDLGCTGYEPSLFACRHLTIGSHNCGHGEDAGVSCSY, from the exons ATGGCATTGTTGTTCTGGATGCTTTGGATTTCTGTTCTGCTTAAAACCTTTGGTTTTGGTAATACACAGATCATATATGAAGAACGGAGTGAGAAAAATTGTGCGCTGGAAAAACTTACCCCCAGCAATCCTGTAATAATGCTTTTAAATGAACGCATTTCTAAATTGGAGGACGAATTACAAATTGTGAAAGAAACATACTCTCGGCAAGAAATACTGGGCTTTGAGCTTTTAAAGAATGGAAGTCAAAATTCAACGATGCAGATTGAAAATCTCGAAACAAAATTAGCTATGACCTTTAATAAAGCAAAGACAATGATTAATGAATCTTTTCAAAAACTCCTCGtcgaagaaaaaaattctacgattgaaaatataaaaatattgcagGAAACAGTAGAAAAATCTGAAATGAAATTATCTGAGATGGTGAAAAATCTATCAATATCCGTGTCAAAGCTGGAAAATGAGATAACAGGCCTGTTTAGAAGAACTGAACAAGACGTTTCCTCACATAAATACGATTTCAATGGAAAATTAGAAAATATAACAACTTCGATAAAAACTACGAATGAACGCCTACAACTTGACGCTGTGAATTGCAATTCGACTACCTCCCTCTTGGAACAAAAGGTACAGGATATCCTTAAAGAACAATTATCATTAATGGATGACGTAGCTTCGACGAATAAAGAGATATCAATCTTCAAAAGTAATGTCACTAAAATTTCAAACGTTTCACAGCATCAGTTTTCCGAATTAACTTCAAGTATGTCTTCCTTGACagaggaaataaaaaaagagcAGCATGATTTGATTGGGTTTGTGGCAAATAACATTTCCATGGCAATGGAAAACGAAGTCTCGTTGATGAAGGCATCGTTAACTAATGCGACAAACACAATGAATAACCTTATTCAACTTGAGTTAAACCAATCGGAATCAAAAATAGATCTGATGGTTCAAAATATATCCGTTGCAATGACGACGCTAGAAAATAAGATAACAGACCAGTTAAATAATGTTCGACAAgatgtttcttcatataaacCCGATTTGCAGGGAAAGTTACACGAATTTTACAGTCTAATGACGAATAACATGTCTAAAGAAATTGCAAACGAACTTTCGTCTATACTGATCTCCTTAACCACAATGACAAGAAGGATTGATGATCAAGATCGACTAATTGTTCAAAACATGTCTGCAATAGAAGATTTTATCACACAAAAATGTGAAACACAAATTCAGTCGATTGCTATTAATACGTCATCAAAAATCACAGATATTGAGAATATTTTGCTTACTCGACTTGAGAAACAAGGATTCCAAAATAACGAAACGATAAAAGATATGAAACACCTAAACGATTTTAGTGAGGAAATTAATTCGAAGTTGAATGAAACTAGTTATCAACTTATAAATGTTAACGGCGACTTCCGACAAATTCGCCAGCGGATGGATTCCATGGAGAATAATCAAAAACAGCTGGAAATATATACCAATTCCTCCCTTGCACACATTCAAAGTATTGAAGCCAATATTTCTATATTCAAAGAATCTGCGTTCAAAACAATTTCATCTAAGGTTGATGATGCCGCTGTAAATGCTAGACAATTAACCTCGAGATTAAACCAAGTGACAGGAAGTATATCAACTTTGCAAAGCAAAGCAACAAGGTTTGAACAATTTCACAGCAGTCAAAACACTCGGTTGTCAAATATAGAAAGTCGTCTTTCTAGTGCTTCATCATCTCTGACAAACATAAAGAACGATTTAAAAAAGAGATATTCTG gTGTTATTCGTTTGACAAATGGTGGAAGAACCTATGGAAGAGTTGAGGTGTACCACAATGGGGCTTGGGGAACAGTATGTGACGATGGTTGGGATACCAGTGATGCCAAAGTAGCCTGTCGTATGATGGGACTTAG CGGTGGGACTGCTAGGGGTTCAGCTTACTATGGACAGGGAACAGGGACTATCTGGCTTGACGATCTGGGCTGCACGGGATACGAACCATCTCTGTTCGCCTGCCGTCATCTAACCATTGGAAGTCATAACTGTGGTCATGGTGAAGATGCTGGTGTTTCCTGCAGCTATTGA